The following proteins are co-located in the Anomalospiza imberbis isolate Cuckoo-Finch-1a 21T00152 chromosome 1, ASM3175350v1, whole genome shotgun sequence genome:
- the E2F3 gene encoding transcription factor E2F3 isoform X3 — protein MVLLHPDTSPKICGQDSTPQMLAKRRLELGESGHQYLAEGLKTPKGKGRAAIRSPDSPKTPKSPSEKTRYDTSLGLLTKKFIQLLSQSSDGVLDLNRAAEVLKVQKRRIYDITNVLEGIHLIKKKSKNNIQWMGCSLSEDGGMLAQRQGLTKEVTELTQEEKKLDELIQSCTLDLKLLTEDSENQRLAYVTYQDIRKISGLKDQTVIVVKAPPETRLEVPDPVEQSALIHLSSTQGPIEVYLCPEENDALSPMKTYSQDHNGNISKTISKEMASANSGQGDCSVNMATISPLASPANLLQQTEDQIPSNFEGPFVNLLPPLLQEDYLLSLGDEEGISDLFDAYDLEKLPSLMDEFIYS, from the exons ATGGTCCTGCTGCATCCAGACACATCCCCAAAAATCTGTGGTCAGGATTCCACACCCCAGATGCTG gcaAAACGAAGGCTGGAGCTAGGAGAAAGTGGCCACCAGTATCTTGCGGAAGGACTAAAGACTCcaaaggggaaaggaagagctgcaaTTAGAAGTCCAGATAGTCCAAAAA CTCCAAAATCTCCTTCAGAAAAGACTCGGTATGATACATCCCTTGGCCTTCTTACAAAGAAGTTCATTCAGTTGCTGAGCCAATCTTCTGATGGGGTCCTAGATTtgaacagagcagcagaggtcCTCAAGGTGCAAAAAAGGAGGATTTACGATATCACCAATGTACTGGAAGGCATCCATCTCAttaagaaaaaatccaaaaacaaCATTCAGTGGAT GGGCTGCAGTTTGTCGGAGGACGGTGGGATGCTGGCGCAGCGCCAGGGCCTCACCAAGGAGGTGACCGAACTGACTCAGGAAGAGAAGAAACTGGATGAGCTAATCCAAAGCTGCACCCTGGACCTCAAGCTGCTAACGGAGGACTCAGAGAATCAGAG ATTAGCTTACGTGACGTATCAAGATATTCGAAAAATTAGTGGCCTTAAAGACCAAACTGTTATAGTTGTGAAAGCTCCTCCAGAAACAAGACTTGAAGTGCCTGACCCAGTGGAG CAGAGTGCATTGATACATTTATCTAGTACTCAAGGACCTATTGAAGTTTATCTGTGCCCAGAGGAAAATGATGCCCTCAGTCCAATGAAAACCTATAGTCAGGACCACAATGGAAATATTTCGAAAACCATTTCCAAag AAATGGCTTCTGCTAACTCAGGACAAGGTGACTGCTCAGTAAATATGGCAACAATCTCTCCATTGGCTTCTCCAGCCAACCTATTACAGCAGACCGAGGACCAAATTCCCTCAAACTTTGAAGGACCATTTGTGAATTTGCTGCCTCCTCTGCTTCAGGAAGATTATTTGCTGAGCCTTGGGGATGAAGAAGGCATCAGTGACCTCTTTGATGCTTACGATTTAGAGAAACTTCCTTCACTGATGGATGAATTTATATACAGCTGA
- the E2F3 gene encoding transcription factor E2F3 isoform X4, translated as MPLQQAKRRLELGESGHQYLAEGLKTPKGKGRAAIRSPDSPKTPKSPSEKTRYDTSLGLLTKKFIQLLSQSSDGVLDLNRAAEVLKVQKRRIYDITNVLEGIHLIKKKSKNNIQWMGCSLSEDGGMLAQRQGLTKEVTELTQEEKKLDELIQSCTLDLKLLTEDSENQRLAYVTYQDIRKISGLKDQTVIVVKAPPETRLEVPDPVEQSALIHLSSTQGPIEVYLCPEENDALSPMKTYSQDHNGNISKTISKEMASANSGQGDCSVNMATISPLASPANLLQQTEDQIPSNFEGPFVNLLPPLLQEDYLLSLGDEEGISDLFDAYDLEKLPSLMDEFIYS; from the exons gcaAAACGAAGGCTGGAGCTAGGAGAAAGTGGCCACCAGTATCTTGCGGAAGGACTAAAGACTCcaaaggggaaaggaagagctgcaaTTAGAAGTCCAGATAGTCCAAAAA CTCCAAAATCTCCTTCAGAAAAGACTCGGTATGATACATCCCTTGGCCTTCTTACAAAGAAGTTCATTCAGTTGCTGAGCCAATCTTCTGATGGGGTCCTAGATTtgaacagagcagcagaggtcCTCAAGGTGCAAAAAAGGAGGATTTACGATATCACCAATGTACTGGAAGGCATCCATCTCAttaagaaaaaatccaaaaacaaCATTCAGTGGAT GGGCTGCAGTTTGTCGGAGGACGGTGGGATGCTGGCGCAGCGCCAGGGCCTCACCAAGGAGGTGACCGAACTGACTCAGGAAGAGAAGAAACTGGATGAGCTAATCCAAAGCTGCACCCTGGACCTCAAGCTGCTAACGGAGGACTCAGAGAATCAGAG ATTAGCTTACGTGACGTATCAAGATATTCGAAAAATTAGTGGCCTTAAAGACCAAACTGTTATAGTTGTGAAAGCTCCTCCAGAAACAAGACTTGAAGTGCCTGACCCAGTGGAG CAGAGTGCATTGATACATTTATCTAGTACTCAAGGACCTATTGAAGTTTATCTGTGCCCAGAGGAAAATGATGCCCTCAGTCCAATGAAAACCTATAGTCAGGACCACAATGGAAATATTTCGAAAACCATTTCCAAag AAATGGCTTCTGCTAACTCAGGACAAGGTGACTGCTCAGTAAATATGGCAACAATCTCTCCATTGGCTTCTCCAGCCAACCTATTACAGCAGACCGAGGACCAAATTCCCTCAAACTTTGAAGGACCATTTGTGAATTTGCTGCCTCCTCTGCTTCAGGAAGATTATTTGCTGAGCCTTGGGGATGAAGAAGGCATCAGTGACCTCTTTGATGCTTACGATTTAGAGAAACTTCCTTCACTGATGGATGAATTTATATACAGCTGA